A window of the Cellvibrio sp. pealriver genome harbors these coding sequences:
- a CDS encoding MATE family efflux transporter translates to MSSVRKPVPQSRVLDKGLWGMSRPMFLDQAVTYTIPLVDMYFLSRISDSAAAAVGAITPLVFVANAFLIVSAFAGASIASQRIGANDYERGNATIAAYTIFVVILALIAAFAVNYGGPSIASAMSLSSEVEQHARTYLSVIGWMVALWGCRVIYQTILNIYGEPQWNTYSNIILFVTNVMGNFIAVYGFMGIPPTGVVGVAIASIISAAASLLFVMTVVHFKLHIHIPLREGWKNFSLLMTPIIMIAAPSILEPMSFQAYMIALNWIAAEVGDLALKVKVYAYNTFLFCLMISIAIGMATEAIIAQRVGRKEFDLVNVQLKQSLKTSLIGTTALALMWLLFNQQILALFSSDPEVIAIGLWAFLLSFLAEPWRTVNIIVGSALRCTGDAAFTSISSIGVIWLFSVPVAYVLAIPFGLGLYGLLIAAVMDEFIRALIKRWRWKQGKWLYTGVAAREARVPVNK, encoded by the coding sequence ATGAGTTCAGTACGTAAACCGGTACCGCAAAGTCGTGTGCTTGATAAAGGGCTGTGGGGCATGAGCCGCCCTATGTTTCTTGATCAGGCAGTGACCTACACGATCCCTTTAGTTGATATGTATTTCCTCAGCCGCATTTCCGATAGTGCAGCTGCAGCGGTTGGTGCGATCACGCCATTGGTGTTTGTCGCCAACGCATTTTTGATTGTCAGTGCATTTGCAGGTGCCAGTATCGCGAGCCAGAGAATTGGTGCTAATGATTATGAGCGTGGAAACGCGACGATTGCGGCATATACGATTTTTGTTGTGATACTCGCGCTGATTGCGGCATTTGCCGTTAATTACGGCGGCCCGTCTATTGCTTCTGCTATGTCACTTAGTAGTGAAGTAGAACAGCATGCGCGTACCTATTTATCTGTTATTGGTTGGATGGTGGCGCTGTGGGGTTGCCGTGTTATTTATCAAACCATTTTGAATATTTATGGTGAGCCGCAATGGAACACCTATAGCAACATTATTTTGTTTGTCACGAATGTGATGGGTAATTTTATTGCCGTGTACGGGTTTATGGGTATTCCACCAACAGGCGTTGTTGGTGTTGCCATTGCCAGTATTATTTCAGCTGCAGCCAGTTTATTGTTTGTGATGACAGTGGTGCACTTTAAATTACATATCCATATTCCTTTACGCGAAGGATGGAAAAATTTTTCCCTGTTGATGACACCCATTATTATGATTGCGGCTCCCTCTATTCTAGAGCCAATGTCTTTTCAGGCTTATATGATTGCATTGAATTGGATTGCGGCAGAGGTGGGTGATCTTGCATTGAAGGTTAAAGTCTACGCATACAATACATTCTTGTTTTGTTTGATGATTTCGATTGCCATTGGGATGGCGACAGAAGCAATTATTGCCCAGCGTGTGGGTCGCAAAGAATTTGATCTGGTAAATGTGCAGCTTAAGCAAAGCTTAAAGACTTCACTAATAGGCACAACCGCTTTGGCATTGATGTGGTTGCTATTCAATCAGCAAATATTGGCATTATTCAGCAGTGATCCTGAGGTTATTGCGATCGGGCTATGGGCATTTTTATTGAGCTTTTTGGCTGAGCCTTGGCGCACCGTTAATATTATTGTCGGAAGCGCTTTACGGTGCACTGGTGATGCGGCGTTTACATCAATATCCAGCATCGGCGTAATTTGGCTTTTCTCTGTTCCTGTTGCCTATGTGCTGGCGATTCCTTTTGGCCTTGGTCTCTATGGGTTATTAATTGCAGCGGTAATGGATGAATTTATTCGTGCGTTGATAAAACGCTGGAGGTGGAAGCAAGGCAAATGGCTGTACACAGGAGTGGCCGCGCGCGAGGCGCGGGTTCCTGTTAATAAATGA
- a CDS encoding DUF2304 domain-containing protein: protein MINTLWTSLLENRIQLFSITGSLILFLFILRLVKRKKLKEEYSLLWIGFGFIFILLSLFKPLLEVVADILGILYAPAALLLLLVISVFFILIQFSIVISKLAESNKNLIQEVGILKAELKKLQTLAKDKE from the coding sequence ATGATTAATACTTTATGGACAAGCCTACTCGAAAACCGCATCCAGCTTTTTTCCATTACCGGCAGCCTGATATTATTTTTATTTATACTCCGGTTAGTAAAACGCAAAAAGTTAAAAGAAGAATACTCGTTGTTATGGATCGGCTTCGGCTTTATTTTTATTTTATTGTCTCTCTTTAAACCATTACTTGAAGTGGTGGCAGATATTCTTGGCATATTATACGCACCCGCTGCACTATTGTTGCTATTGGTTATCTCCGTGTTTTTTATACTCATCCAATTTTCAATCGTTATATCAAAACTCGCCGAAAGCAATAAAAATTTGATTCAGGAAGTAGGTATTCTCAAGGCCGAGCTTAAAAAACTACAAACCTTAGCTAAGGACAAAGAATAA
- a CDS encoding ABC transporter permease produces the protein MLAIQLLKRNWRSGELRLLGLSLVLAVSVLSGIAIFTGRLESTLISESNSVLGADYIVRGSQPHNNDWSIAAEQEQIRQTQAVLFSSMVFAGDEMHLASVKAVDNGYPLRGQFEISRVPFAINTSDIEIAKAIPAPGEVWVDSRLLPLLSVKLGDKVAVGEYELTITHVLIREPDSASPFSMTGARLIMNIADLLKTQVVQPGSRVDYQWLVASDNTQQLKEFIEQLKPQLNKHQRLVDIDSAQERVGRTLKTSKQFLLLSAVIAVLLSGVAIAIAARQFSGRHTDQVALMKSLGASATRIRTLYFTQLFFLGAIASLLGLVLGYFLQQMIAISLQEAYQIRLGAAGIYPYALSFFSGLMCLVFFALPALWYLPTVPPLKILRRELAVNTTHVWTQASLALFAVLTLVVLFGRDLELALSISGALLAVIATTFIVAYGLLMLSRRWAVNLGGFWRLAFANLQRNRGQSLIQILVFSIAIMLLFTLTIVRTSLIEEWRVQVPDDAPNHFLVNIPPDELPQVKTLLQDANIRPEPIYPMMRARLTHINDVETTEEQRTTSNALRRELNVTWAENLAADNKILEGVWWGQWQRGAADLPGVSVEVETAKEIGLKLGDKLQFSFGGLEMHAQVASFRSLDWRSMRPNFFFIFEPGSLDAYSPTYITSIYLPASQKSFINTLLHDHPTILLMELDRIIEQIRSIVNQVSDGVLLVLWLTLIGGCLVLFAAVMGSIAARKQQAGLLRALGSSRQLIVGSICVEFAILGFLAGLIAIIGTEILLISLQTFVLETPIQPHYLFWILSPVSGAIFVSALGYMGCRHVVTTPPAVVLREAA, from the coding sequence ATGCTGGCAATCCAATTATTAAAACGCAATTGGCGCAGTGGTGAGTTAAGGCTGCTTGGGCTGTCACTTGTTTTGGCGGTATCAGTGCTGAGTGGAATAGCCATTTTTACCGGCAGACTGGAATCGACATTAATCAGTGAAAGTAACAGTGTATTGGGTGCGGATTATATTGTACGAGGTTCCCAGCCGCATAATAACGATTGGAGCATCGCTGCCGAGCAAGAACAAATACGCCAAACCCAGGCAGTACTTTTTTCTTCCATGGTGTTTGCTGGCGATGAAATGCATCTTGCATCCGTCAAAGCTGTTGATAATGGCTACCCCTTACGTGGGCAATTTGAAATCAGCCGTGTGCCATTTGCAATCAACACCAGCGATATCGAAATTGCTAAAGCGATTCCGGCCCCCGGAGAGGTATGGGTTGATTCACGACTTTTGCCGCTTTTAAGTGTCAAGTTAGGCGATAAGGTCGCAGTGGGTGAGTACGAATTAACAATCACACATGTATTGATTCGTGAACCAGACAGCGCGAGTCCATTTAGTATGACGGGCGCTCGTCTCATCATGAACATTGCAGATTTACTAAAAACCCAAGTAGTGCAACCGGGTAGCCGCGTTGATTACCAATGGTTGGTCGCAAGCGATAATACCCAGCAGCTAAAAGAATTTATTGAGCAGCTGAAGCCCCAGTTAAATAAGCATCAACGATTGGTGGATATCGATTCCGCACAAGAGCGTGTTGGGCGCACACTAAAAACCAGCAAACAATTTTTATTGTTATCGGCAGTGATAGCAGTTCTGTTATCGGGTGTTGCAATTGCAATTGCCGCGCGGCAGTTTTCTGGCCGTCATACCGATCAAGTAGCATTAATGAAAAGTTTGGGGGCAAGTGCTACCCGTATTCGCACTCTGTATTTCACACAGCTCTTTTTTCTCGGTGCGATTGCATCACTCTTGGGGTTAGTACTAGGTTATTTTTTGCAACAGATGATTGCAATCAGTTTGCAAGAGGCCTATCAAATCCGACTAGGTGCTGCGGGCATTTATCCTTACGCGTTGAGTTTTTTTAGTGGCCTGATGTGTCTGGTTTTTTTTGCGCTGCCAGCGCTTTGGTATTTGCCAACTGTCCCACCACTGAAAATTTTGCGTCGTGAACTGGCAGTCAATACAACCCATGTGTGGACACAAGCTTCACTTGCATTGTTTGCGGTACTAACGTTGGTTGTTTTATTTGGTCGCGATCTTGAACTTGCCCTTAGTATCAGCGGCGCGCTGCTGGCTGTTATTGCAACTACCTTTATTGTCGCATATGGGTTGTTGATGTTGAGCCGACGTTGGGCTGTAAACCTGGGGGGATTCTGGCGTTTGGCGTTTGCCAATTTGCAGCGTAATCGTGGTCAGAGCCTTATCCAGATTTTAGTATTTTCAATTGCCATCATGCTGCTATTTACGCTGACCATTGTTCGCACTTCATTAATCGAAGAGTGGAGAGTGCAGGTGCCTGATGATGCACCCAATCATTTTCTGGTAAATATTCCGCCTGATGAATTGCCACAAGTAAAAACACTGTTGCAGGATGCCAACATACGCCCTGAACCCATTTATCCGATGATGCGCGCCCGCTTGACACATATCAATGACGTAGAGACAACAGAGGAACAACGCACGACAAGTAACGCATTGCGTCGTGAGTTAAACGTAACCTGGGCAGAAAATTTGGCGGCCGATAATAAAATTCTGGAAGGTGTGTGGTGGGGCCAATGGCAACGCGGCGCAGCTGATCTTCCCGGCGTATCGGTAGAAGTGGAAACCGCGAAAGAAATTGGTTTGAAATTGGGTGACAAATTACAATTTTCATTCGGTGGATTGGAAATGCATGCCCAAGTTGCCAGCTTTCGCAGTTTGGACTGGCGCAGCATGAGACCTAATTTCTTTTTTATTTTCGAGCCGGGTTCTTTGGATGCCTACTCACCCACCTACATTACCAGCATCTATTTACCCGCTTCGCAAAAATCATTTATCAATACGTTGCTGCATGACCATCCAACGATTTTGCTAATGGAATTGGATCGAATTATTGAGCAAATACGCTCAATCGTGAATCAAGTAAGCGATGGTGTTTTACTGGTGTTGTGGCTTACGTTAATTGGCGGCTGTCTGGTGCTATTCGCCGCAGTAATGGGAAGTATTGCTGCTCGTAAGCAACAAGCAGGATTGTTGCGTGCGTTGGGAAGTTCTCGCCAGTTAATTGTGGGCAGCATTTGCGTGGAATTTGCGATTCTCGGTTTTCTGGCCGGACTAATCGCCATTATAGGAACTGAAATCCTGCTTATCAGCTTGCAAACCTTTGTACTTGAAACACCTATCCAACCACATTACCTATTTTGGATACTTTCCCCTGTGAGCGGCGCTATTTTTGTTTCTGCGCTAGGCTATATGGGTTGTCGGCATGTAGTGACTACTCCTCCTGCAGTAGTGCTACGCGAGGCAGCCTGA